The following proteins are co-located in the Micromonospora coriariae genome:
- a CDS encoding SdrD B-like domain-containing protein, translated as MSILHRRVGAVLALAVLSTTLGSVGVANPASAAVHRADLTVGLTVDRSRIPVQGETVMTDMTVANAGVATADGVTVTVDLPANAYVDGEGPAADGWQCALSASLVCTHAALPAGQKAAPMAFGVRFRPGADGETGDIIATVSSTSRESSTRNNTTRQTVTYDAGVVYPDLYVSSVVQIPGYEVLAGDWVKHPMHFANNGTQTAEDVRVRVVAAAGLFGGVGNQSDPSWKCTTVATDQEWECVNGPLAPGAQTPVLSFSGQVPEGGQPGDPLPVTVTLSTSTPGEDPRGNTYQGGFVYGTAAYLTGRVWLDADADGQRDPEETGLSTGELALSVLPSDGPTRNITVNADGTYRVALRDGQHELLAELFSTTYRFTTPDTGDDATDSDVFVTFDGPDQQSAQSEVVQLAQGAETVLDIGLVSVG; from the coding sequence ATGAGCATCCTCCACCGACGGGTCGGCGCGGTACTCGCGCTGGCAGTCCTCTCCACGACCCTCGGGTCAGTGGGCGTCGCGAACCCCGCGTCGGCCGCCGTGCATCGTGCCGACCTCACGGTCGGGCTCACCGTCGACCGGTCGCGGATCCCCGTGCAGGGTGAGACCGTGATGACGGACATGACGGTCGCGAACGCGGGGGTCGCGACCGCCGACGGGGTCACCGTGACCGTCGACCTGCCCGCCAACGCGTACGTCGACGGCGAGGGCCCGGCGGCGGACGGCTGGCAGTGCGCGCTGAGCGCCAGCCTGGTCTGCACCCACGCCGCGCTGCCCGCTGGGCAGAAGGCCGCCCCGATGGCCTTCGGGGTGCGGTTCCGGCCCGGCGCCGACGGCGAGACGGGCGACATCATCGCCACCGTCTCGTCGACCAGCAGGGAGTCCAGCACCCGCAACAACACCACCCGGCAGACCGTCACCTACGACGCCGGCGTCGTCTACCCCGACCTCTACGTCTCCAGCGTTGTGCAGATCCCCGGGTACGAGGTACTGGCCGGGGACTGGGTCAAGCACCCGATGCACTTCGCCAACAACGGCACCCAGACCGCCGAGGACGTTCGGGTCCGGGTCGTCGCTGCCGCCGGCCTGTTCGGGGGCGTCGGCAACCAGTCCGACCCGTCCTGGAAGTGCACCACTGTCGCCACCGATCAGGAATGGGAATGCGTCAACGGCCCGCTCGCGCCGGGCGCGCAGACCCCGGTGCTCTCATTCAGCGGCCAGGTGCCGGAGGGCGGCCAGCCCGGCGACCCGCTGCCGGTGACCGTCACCCTCTCCACCAGTACTCCCGGCGAGGACCCGCGCGGCAACACGTACCAGGGCGGCTTCGTCTACGGCACCGCCGCGTACCTGACCGGCCGGGTCTGGCTCGACGCGGACGCTGACGGCCAGCGCGACCCGGAGGAGACCGGGCTGTCCACCGGTGAACTGGCCCTGTCGGTGCTGCCGTCCGACGGCCCCACGCGGAACATCACAGTCAACGCGGACGGCACCTACCGGGTGGCGCTGCGCGACGGGCAGCACGAGCTGCTCGCCGAACTCTTCTCTACCACGTACCGGTTCACCACACCGGACACCGGTGACGACGCCACCGACTCCGACGTCTTCGTCACCTTCGACGGGCCGGACCAGCAGTCGGCGCAGTCCGAAGTGGTGCAGCTCGCGCAGGGCGCGGAGACGGTCCTCGACATCGGTCTGGTCAGCGTCGGCTGA
- a CDS encoding WapI family immunity protein, whose protein sequence is MEIRSDDGARVRIRPVGYQPGIDPPDDPDRAAPGWHDWLLIEVDARTADGQTWSHHYPSLMVEEARALGGWLRGQAKAAGGPSPTPAMVRFTEPNLALRSRVIRRRRLELIVEFSAESLPPWMRRPSTAIYPLILTVSADVLAVAAEQWTEHCEAYPPRAPSRFPARGPMLGPFG, encoded by the coding sequence GTGGAGATCCGGTCTGACGACGGTGCGCGGGTGCGGATCCGCCCGGTCGGCTACCAGCCCGGCATCGACCCGCCCGACGACCCCGACCGGGCCGCGCCCGGTTGGCACGACTGGCTGCTCATCGAGGTGGACGCCCGCACCGCAGACGGTCAGACCTGGTCGCACCACTACCCGAGCCTGATGGTCGAGGAGGCCCGCGCGCTGGGCGGCTGGCTGCGCGGGCAGGCGAAGGCAGCCGGCGGGCCGAGCCCGACACCGGCGATGGTCCGTTTCACCGAACCGAACCTGGCCCTGCGGAGCCGGGTGATCCGCCGTCGCCGGCTGGAGTTGATCGTGGAGTTCTCCGCCGAGTCGCTGCCGCCGTGGATGCGCCGGCCGTCCACCGCGATCTACCCGTTGATCCTCACCGTCTCCGCGGACGTGCTGGCCGTCGCCGCCGAGCAGTGGACCGAGCACTGCGAGGCGTACCCGCCGCGCGCGCCGTCCCGATTCCCGGCCCGGGGTCCGATGCTCGGCCCGTTCGGGTAA
- a CDS encoding serine hydrolase — protein MKKSDKQHSSSQLARVPLKWLIAAVALIMVATTGPATADGPGPGDEPGVEPTPERAPTSEVSWLSFPGGVFAVDPLGHTVRYRACDGDTGRVADPDMIVAAGVASGEVTVEDRSYRYRVPLIGRSQGTLAVIRRHHPLTELTGEVVTSPQPPTDPVAGARLFPLSGQLARVVADASLNPSGVTVRDLSGRYGDQQIAVNGSLRPKAASVIKLWILVELLRRVDCGQASLDDGVLVTPADVVGGTGQLQFETFPQVVTLHRLAQYLIKYSDNIAANVLITYLGGFAPVNALIDSMNQRSTILARRMLDSAAAQRGEENYTSPDDVVSLLGAVWDGDILSPASRDLMIGFMREQTLNTKIPAALPPGVPVAHKTGDLPDASHDVGYYLIPGTETAVAFLTAGPMDTGDETVRRMARTVYDYLVTPTDGAYEE, from the coding sequence GTGAAAAAAAGCGACAAGCAGCACTCATCTTCTCAGTTGGCCCGCGTACCCCTGAAGTGGCTGATCGCGGCGGTCGCGCTGATCATGGTCGCGACGACCGGGCCGGCCACCGCGGACGGTCCCGGCCCGGGGGACGAGCCCGGGGTGGAGCCGACGCCGGAGCGGGCGCCGACCAGCGAGGTGTCCTGGCTGTCGTTCCCCGGTGGGGTGTTCGCGGTGGACCCGCTCGGGCACACCGTGCGGTACCGGGCCTGCGACGGCGACACCGGCCGGGTCGCCGACCCGGACATGATCGTCGCCGCCGGGGTGGCCAGCGGCGAGGTCACCGTCGAGGACAGGAGCTACCGCTACCGGGTGCCGCTGATCGGGCGGAGCCAGGGCACGCTCGCGGTGATCCGCCGCCACCACCCGCTGACCGAGCTGACCGGCGAGGTGGTCACCAGCCCGCAGCCACCCACCGATCCGGTCGCGGGAGCCCGGCTGTTCCCACTCAGCGGGCAGCTCGCCCGGGTGGTCGCCGACGCGAGCCTCAACCCGTCCGGGGTCACCGTCCGGGACCTGTCCGGCCGGTACGGCGATCAGCAGATCGCGGTCAACGGCTCGCTCCGCCCCAAGGCGGCCAGCGTGATCAAGCTGTGGATCCTGGTCGAACTGCTCCGCCGCGTCGACTGTGGACAGGCCTCCCTCGACGACGGCGTACTGGTCACCCCGGCCGACGTGGTCGGCGGCACCGGCCAGCTGCAGTTCGAGACCTTCCCGCAGGTGGTCACCCTGCACCGGCTCGCCCAGTACCTGATCAAGTACAGCGACAACATCGCCGCGAACGTGCTGATCACCTACCTGGGCGGGTTCGCCCCGGTCAACGCCCTGATCGACTCCATGAACCAGCGCTCCACCATCCTGGCCCGCCGGATGCTCGACAGCGCCGCCGCCCAGCGCGGCGAGGAGAACTACACAAGCCCCGACGACGTGGTGTCATTGCTCGGCGCGGTCTGGGACGGCGACATCCTCAGCCCCGCCTCCCGCGACCTGATGATCGGCTTCATGCGGGAGCAGACCCTCAACACGAAGATCCCCGCGGCGCTGCCGCCCGGGGTGCCGGTGGCGCACAAGACCGGTGACCTGCCCGACGCCTCACACGACGTCGGCTACTACCTGATCCCCGGCACGGAGACCGCCGTCGCGTTCCTCACCGCCGGACCGATGGATACCGGCGACGAGACGGTCCGCCGGATGGCCCGCACCGTCTACGACTACCTGGTCACCCCGACGGACGGGGCCTATGAGGAGTGA
- a CDS encoding epoxide hydrolase family protein gives MSFSSFRIDVSDAVLDDLRARLARTRFTDRSGDQPWQGGADPDYLRDLVSYWRDGFDWRAREAELNAYPHHLAVVGGRKLHFLHVRAVRPAGAPTTLPLILSHGWPSSFVEMLPLVDRLTDPGRYGGDPADAFDVVVPSLPGFAWSELPKEPLTRAVLARTLHELMTDVLGYERYGAFGGDIGGVATGWLGALYPEQVAGIHMIHPPFPASFDARPLSPTEQAYLDAEAAYDETDGGYSAIMGTRPDTLAAALVDSPVGLAAWLVDKYRDWSDNHGDLGNSFDRDTLLTIITLYWATGTIGSSFRQYFDFDLNTPRPDITAPAAFTVSTEPSQADMPRSSAERACTDIRHWSEPGRGGHFMPLEEPDLLAGEMRQFFTSLRP, from the coding sequence ATGTCTTTCTCCTCGTTCCGCATCGACGTGTCCGATGCGGTCCTCGACGATCTGCGGGCCCGGCTGGCCCGTACCCGCTTCACCGACCGCAGCGGCGACCAGCCGTGGCAGGGCGGCGCCGACCCGGACTACCTGCGGGACCTGGTGTCCTACTGGCGCGACGGGTTCGACTGGCGGGCCCGCGAAGCGGAGCTCAACGCGTACCCGCACCACCTGGCCGTCGTCGGCGGCCGCAAGCTGCACTTCCTGCATGTCCGCGCGGTCCGTCCGGCCGGCGCGCCCACGACGCTGCCGCTGATCCTGAGCCACGGCTGGCCCAGCAGCTTCGTCGAGATGCTGCCGCTGGTCGACCGGCTCACCGACCCCGGCCGGTACGGCGGCGACCCGGCCGACGCGTTCGACGTGGTGGTGCCGTCCCTGCCCGGGTTCGCCTGGTCGGAGCTGCCGAAGGAACCGCTTACCCGGGCGGTGCTGGCCCGTACGTTGCACGAGCTGATGACCGACGTGCTCGGCTACGAGCGTTACGGCGCCTTCGGCGGCGACATCGGCGGGGTGGCCACCGGCTGGTTGGGTGCCCTGTACCCGGAGCAGGTGGCCGGCATCCACATGATCCACCCACCGTTCCCGGCCAGCTTCGACGCCCGTCCGCTGTCCCCGACCGAGCAGGCCTACCTGGACGCCGAGGCCGCGTACGACGAGACCGACGGCGGTTACAGCGCCATCATGGGCACCCGGCCGGACACCCTCGCGGCGGCGCTTGTCGACTCCCCGGTCGGGCTGGCCGCCTGGCTCGTCGACAAGTACCGGGACTGGAGCGACAACCACGGTGACCTGGGAAACAGCTTCGACCGGGACACCCTGCTCACCATCATCACGCTCTACTGGGCGACCGGGACGATCGGCTCGTCGTTCCGGCAGTACTTCGACTTCGACCTCAACACCCCACGACCCGACATCACCGCGCCCGCCGCGTTCACGGTGAGCACCGAACCCTCGCAGGCCGACATGCCCCGCTCCAGCGCCGAGCGGGCCTGCACCGACATCCGGCACTGGAGCGAGCCCGGCCGGGGCGGGCACTTCATGCCGCTGGAGGAGCCGGACCTGCTCGCCGGTGAGATGAGGCAGTTCTTCACCTCGCTGCGCCCGTAG
- a CDS encoding LuxR C-terminal-related transcriptional regulator: MRVVIAEDLALLRDGLTHILHANGHQVVEAVADGPSVLPALTRHRPDIAVVDVRLPPTFTDEGLQAALAARMQMPGLPVLVLSQHVEQLYARELLAGRSGGVGYLLKDRVSHVGQFIDALRRVAGGGMVMDPEVVTQLLARNSGMQPLRDLTAREREVLGLMAEGRSNAAIAGRLFVTDKAVSKHINNIFSKLGMPPSDDDNRRVLAALAYLNS, from the coding sequence GTGCGAGTTGTCATCGCGGAGGACCTTGCCCTCCTCCGGGACGGACTGACGCACATCCTGCACGCGAACGGACACCAGGTCGTCGAGGCCGTCGCCGACGGGCCGTCCGTACTGCCGGCGCTGACCCGGCACCGCCCCGACATCGCCGTCGTCGACGTACGCCTCCCACCCACCTTCACCGACGAAGGCCTGCAAGCCGCCCTCGCGGCCCGGATGCAGATGCCCGGGCTGCCGGTCCTCGTGCTGTCCCAACACGTCGAACAGCTGTACGCCCGCGAACTCCTCGCCGGCCGCAGCGGGGGAGTCGGCTACCTGCTCAAGGACCGGGTGTCCCACGTCGGCCAGTTCATCGACGCGCTACGCCGAGTGGCTGGCGGCGGGATGGTGATGGACCCGGAGGTGGTCACCCAACTGCTGGCCCGTAACTCCGGCATGCAGCCACTGCGGGACCTCACCGCCCGGGAGCGGGAGGTGCTGGGTCTGATGGCCGAGGGGCGGTCGAACGCGGCGATCGCGGGCCGGCTGTTCGTCACGGACAAGGCGGTGAGCAAGCACATCAACAACATCTTCAGCAAGCTCGGGATGCCACCGTCGGACGACGACAACCGGCGGGTGCTCGCGGCGCTCGCGTACCTGAACAGCTGA
- a CDS encoding VOC family protein yields the protein MEQRISLVTLGVADVARAKAFYEHLGWRGQEVEETVFFQAGGLAVVLWGRDKLADDAGVDDPGTGGFGGVTLAQNVRSRVEVDEVIAAAVAGGAEVTKPARETFYGGYAGYFTDPDGHVWEIAWNPGFPLAEDGTITVPDFGTTD from the coding sequence GTGGAACAACGGATCAGCCTGGTCACCCTCGGAGTCGCAGACGTGGCGCGCGCAAAGGCGTTCTACGAACACCTCGGCTGGCGCGGCCAGGAGGTCGAGGAGACGGTGTTCTTCCAGGCCGGCGGCCTGGCGGTGGTGCTGTGGGGCCGGGACAAGCTGGCCGACGACGCGGGCGTCGACGATCCGGGCACCGGCGGCTTCGGTGGGGTGACCCTGGCGCAGAACGTCCGCTCGCGGGTCGAGGTCGACGAGGTGATCGCGGCGGCGGTGGCCGGCGGCGCCGAGGTGACCAAACCGGCCCGGGAGACGTTCTACGGCGGCTACGCCGGCTACTTCACCGACCCGGACGGTCACGTGTGGGAGATCGCCTGGAACCCCGGTTTCCCCCTCGCCGAGGACGGCACCATCACCGTCCCCGACTTCGGCACCACGGACTGA
- a CDS encoding MMPL family transporter codes for MIAGWVLAAAAIILTTPSLSDITSADQESFLPRSYESVQATELGQKAFPQQATATAIIVVKRADGQKLTPADEAKVGQLAQSLKGKNIPHTSGYLTGPPAVAPDKSVQIINVGLDAPAPDDPALLDAVRDLRADIGPELANSGLTAGVAGDVASFVDNEDTFNNAFAVVGIATIILIIGLILIIFRSPIAALLPVVVVGVVLSITTGLVAAAGKAFDLSVSQDLQTILLIVLFGIGTDYILFLLFRYRERLRAGDDKRTAMIVTVQRVGEVITSAAGAVIVAFLVLLLASLGFFGSLGPALAIAVGVMLITSLTLIPAVVSLLGRYVFWPSKAWQRAPKATISHRLGTLVGRRPALVAAASGVLLVALAAGVLGYKADYDFSAGFPQDTESAKAAQDLQRGFAAGALAPTEVYLTTGNGSPLTEQQVNDFAAAVAKAPGVGQAQPPERSTDPSVARVNLLLNENPVSNEAITLVREDLRDAVHAAAPPGTRALVGGTTAIFADINSANNRDLSVILPVAAGLIALILALLLRSLVAPIYLVIAVLLNFAATLGATVYLFQGLRGEPGVTFQLPIILYLFVVAIGTDYNILMIARLREEAREGNAPHEAAAIGVEHAGPTVAAAGLILAGTFAVLLLAPISFLQQMGFAVAIGIVLSAFVMSMFFVPALTALIGHKAWWPGHGDERPAGGPRTPPEPATVANG; via the coding sequence GTGATTGCCGGGTGGGTGCTCGCGGCAGCCGCCATCATCCTCACCACACCGTCGCTGAGCGACATCACCTCCGCCGATCAGGAAAGCTTCCTGCCCCGCTCGTACGAGTCCGTGCAGGCCACCGAGCTCGGGCAGAAGGCGTTTCCGCAGCAGGCCACCGCAACGGCGATCATCGTGGTCAAGCGCGCCGACGGGCAGAAGCTCACGCCGGCGGACGAGGCGAAGGTGGGCCAGCTCGCCCAGTCGCTCAAGGGCAAGAACATCCCGCACACGTCCGGCTACCTGACCGGTCCGCCAGCTGTCGCGCCGGACAAGTCGGTGCAGATCATCAACGTCGGGCTCGACGCCCCCGCCCCAGACGATCCAGCGCTGCTCGACGCCGTACGCGATCTGCGCGCGGACATCGGCCCGGAGCTGGCGAACAGTGGGCTGACCGCGGGCGTGGCCGGCGACGTGGCGAGCTTCGTCGACAACGAGGACACCTTCAACAATGCCTTCGCCGTGGTCGGCATCGCGACGATCATCCTGATCATCGGACTGATCCTGATCATCTTCCGCAGCCCCATCGCCGCGCTGCTGCCCGTGGTGGTCGTCGGCGTCGTCCTGAGCATCACGACCGGTCTCGTCGCCGCCGCCGGCAAGGCATTCGACCTCAGTGTCAGCCAGGACCTGCAGACGATCCTGCTGATCGTGCTGTTCGGCATCGGCACCGACTACATCCTGTTCCTGCTCTTCCGCTACCGGGAGCGGCTGCGCGCCGGTGACGACAAGCGCACCGCGATGATCGTCACCGTCCAGCGGGTCGGCGAGGTCATCACCTCGGCTGCCGGAGCGGTCATCGTCGCGTTCCTCGTGCTGCTCCTGGCCTCCCTGGGCTTCTTCGGCTCGCTCGGCCCGGCGCTCGCCATCGCGGTCGGCGTCATGCTGATCACCTCACTCACTCTCATCCCGGCGGTCGTCTCGCTGCTCGGCCGATACGTCTTCTGGCCGTCGAAGGCGTGGCAGCGTGCGCCCAAGGCCACCATCTCGCACCGGCTCGGCACGCTCGTCGGGCGCAGGCCGGCACTCGTCGCGGCGGCATCGGGCGTCCTGCTGGTCGCGCTCGCCGCAGGCGTGCTCGGCTACAAGGCCGACTACGACTTCAGCGCCGGCTTCCCGCAGGACACCGAGTCGGCCAAGGCCGCGCAGGACCTGCAGCGCGGGTTCGCCGCCGGCGCGCTCGCCCCCACCGAGGTCTACCTGACCACCGGTAACGGGTCGCCGCTGACCGAGCAGCAGGTCAACGACTTCGCGGCGGCCGTAGCGAAAGCCCCGGGTGTGGGCCAGGCACAGCCCCCGGAGCGCAGCACCGACCCGAGTGTGGCCCGGGTCAACCTGCTGCTCAACGAGAACCCGGTCTCCAACGAGGCGATCACCCTCGTCCGCGAGGACCTGCGCGATGCCGTGCACGCGGCGGCACCGCCCGGCACCCGGGCGCTGGTCGGCGGGACCACCGCGATCTTCGCGGACATCAACTCGGCGAACAACCGAGACCTGTCGGTGATCCTGCCGGTCGCGGCCGGCCTGATCGCGCTCATCCTCGCGCTGCTGCTGCGCAGCCTGGTCGCGCCGATCTACCTCGTGATCGCGGTGCTGCTCAACTTCGCCGCCACGCTGGGCGCCACGGTCTACCTCTTCCAAGGGCTGCGGGGCGAGCCCGGTGTCACCTTCCAACTGCCGATCATCCTCTACCTCTTCGTGGTGGCGATCGGAACCGACTACAACATCCTGATGATCGCCCGACTACGCGAGGAAGCGCGCGAAGGCAACGCGCCCCACGAGGCTGCCGCCATCGGTGTGGAACACGCCGGCCCGACCGTCGCGGCGGCCGGACTGATCCTGGCCGGGACGTTCGCGGTGCTGCTGCTCGCGCCGATCTCGTTCCTGCAGCAGATGGGCTTCGCGGTGGCGATCGGCATCGTGCTGTCGGCGTTCGTCATGTCGATGTTCTTCGTTCCGGCACTGACCGCGCTGATCGGGCACAAGGCGTGGTGGCCGGGGCACGGCGACGAGCGGCCGGCCGGCGGACCGCGCACCCCGCCGGAGCCGGCGACCGTGGCGAACGGGTAG
- a CDS encoding gluconokinase encodes MPQGTRFGVVVGVDIGTTSTKTVAYDTGGRQLASQSVGYPLNNPEPGYAEQDPHLILDAVLESIRAVVAELDEPVAGLSFGSAMHSLIGLDPAGNPLTPSLTWADARSTRQAERLRAVPSGLALHRRTGTPMHPMSPLPKLLWFAEQEPKLFERVAHWVGIKDWVLLRLCDALVTDHSVASATGLMDIHKLEWDSEALAIAGITEDQLPQLVSTTTVLPGLTARAAAATGLPQRTPVVVGAGDGPLANLGLGAVQPGMVACTIGTSGAMRVMVERPGVDPLGGVFCYALTEDRWVVGGAINNGGIVLRWAGEALAPDLGERSEQELVALAARAPVGSGGLIMLPYLHSERAPHWSALPRGAYVGLTHAHRREHLVRAALEGVCQQLALVLSSVRAAGNEVREIRAGGGFARSGLWRQMLADVLGLPVSFPAGHEGSGFGAALLGMQALGLIPSIDVATDLARIEETVRPDPAAAATYAALLPLFAELYDALAPTFFSMRRLAPGLPTERFPAAPPI; translated from the coding sequence GTGCCGCAGGGCACCCGGTTCGGGGTGGTGGTCGGCGTCGACATCGGCACCACCAGCACCAAGACGGTCGCGTACGACACCGGTGGACGGCAGCTCGCCAGCCAATCGGTCGGCTACCCGCTCAACAACCCTGAGCCCGGGTACGCCGAGCAGGACCCGCACCTCATCCTCGACGCGGTGCTGGAGTCGATCCGCGCGGTGGTGGCCGAGCTGGACGAGCCGGTGGCCGGACTGTCGTTCGGCTCCGCAATGCACAGCCTGATCGGGCTCGACCCGGCCGGCAACCCGCTCACCCCCTCGTTGACCTGGGCCGACGCGCGATCCACCAGGCAGGCCGAACGGCTGCGGGCGGTCCCGTCCGGCCTGGCCCTGCACCGGCGGACCGGGACACCGATGCACCCGATGTCGCCACTGCCCAAGCTGCTCTGGTTCGCCGAGCAGGAGCCGAAGCTCTTCGAACGGGTCGCCCACTGGGTCGGCATCAAGGACTGGGTGCTGCTGCGGCTCTGCGACGCGCTGGTCACCGACCACTCCGTCGCCTCGGCCACCGGCCTGATGGACATCCACAAGCTGGAGTGGGACAGCGAGGCGCTGGCCATCGCCGGCATCACCGAGGACCAACTGCCCCAACTGGTCTCCACCACCACCGTGCTGCCCGGGCTCACCGCACGGGCCGCGGCGGCGACCGGCCTGCCGCAGCGCACCCCGGTGGTGGTCGGCGCCGGTGACGGTCCGCTGGCCAACCTGGGCCTCGGCGCGGTGCAGCCCGGCATGGTGGCCTGCACGATCGGCACCAGCGGCGCCATGCGGGTCATGGTCGAACGGCCCGGCGTGGATCCACTCGGCGGGGTGTTCTGCTACGCGCTGACCGAGGACCGCTGGGTCGTCGGCGGCGCGATCAACAACGGTGGCATCGTGTTGCGCTGGGCCGGTGAGGCGCTCGCCCCGGACCTGGGCGAGCGCTCCGAGCAGGAGCTGGTGGCACTGGCCGCCCGGGCGCCGGTCGGCTCGGGCGGGCTCATCATGCTGCCGTACCTGCACAGCGAACGGGCGCCACACTGGAGCGCGCTGCCGCGCGGCGCGTACGTGGGGCTGACCCACGCGCACCGCCGGGAGCACCTGGTACGGGCCGCGCTCGAGGGAGTCTGCCAGCAGCTCGCGCTGGTGCTCAGCTCCGTGCGCGCGGCCGGCAACGAGGTCCGCGAGATCCGGGCCGGCGGTGGTTTCGCCCGCAGCGGCCTGTGGCGGCAGATGCTCGCCGACGTGCTCGGCCTGCCGGTGAGCTTCCCGGCCGGGCACGAGGGGTCGGGCTTCGGCGCGGCCCTGCTCGGCATGCAGGCGCTGGGGTTGATCCCCAGCATCGACGTGGCCACCGACCTGGCGCGCATCGAGGAGACCGTCCGCCCCGACCCGGCCGCCGCCGCCACGTACGCGGCGCTGCTGCCGCTCTTCGCCGAGCTGTACGACGCGCTGGCGCCCACATTCTTCTCCATGCGCCGGCTCGCGCCCGGCCTGCCCACGGAGCGCTTCCCCGCGGCGCCACCGATCTGA
- a CDS encoding PPOX class F420-dependent oxidoreductase, whose protein sequence is MRSIVRPAAALLGLASVIVGVWALLAPASFSAWADFPPHRHFVHDVGAFQLGIGVTVLLATIWADAFTVALAGYAVGGTAHTVVHVADRNLGGTTGQTLAIAGAVVVAAVAFAYRWRERGWVLGTISPSSVPELTPFGGQKTVLLTTYRRDGRPVATPVSIAVAGERAYVRSFERAWKTRRIGNNPTVTVAASTARGVPTGPAIQATARRLTGPEYGDAARTLRRKYPLLHGVLVPLMHRLGRRRTGRTVHFAIVPAEATARLEVL, encoded by the coding sequence ATGAGATCAATCGTGCGACCCGCCGCCGCCCTGCTCGGCCTGGCCAGCGTCATCGTCGGGGTGTGGGCGCTGCTCGCGCCGGCCTCGTTCAGCGCCTGGGCCGACTTTCCGCCGCACCGACACTTCGTGCACGACGTCGGCGCCTTCCAACTCGGCATCGGCGTGACAGTGCTGCTCGCCACCATCTGGGCCGACGCGTTCACCGTGGCGCTGGCCGGCTACGCGGTCGGCGGGACGGCCCACACGGTCGTGCACGTCGCCGACCGCAACCTCGGCGGCACCACCGGGCAGACCCTCGCGATCGCCGGTGCCGTGGTGGTGGCCGCTGTGGCGTTCGCGTACCGGTGGCGGGAGCGGGGCTGGGTACTGGGCACGATCTCGCCGTCCAGCGTGCCGGAGCTGACCCCGTTCGGCGGGCAGAAGACGGTCCTGCTGACCACGTACCGCCGCGACGGCCGCCCGGTCGCGACGCCGGTGAGCATCGCCGTGGCCGGCGAGCGGGCGTACGTGCGCAGCTTCGAACGGGCCTGGAAGACCCGGCGGATCGGCAACAACCCGACGGTCACCGTCGCCGCCTCGACCGCGCGCGGCGTGCCGACCGGCCCGGCGATCCAGGCCACCGCCCGCCGGCTGACCGGCCCGGAGTACGGCGACGCCGCCCGCACGCTGCGCCGCAAGTACCCGCTGCTGCACGGGGTGCTCGTGCCACTGATGCACCGCCTCGGACGGCGCAGGACCGGCCGGACCGTGCACTTCGCGATCGTCCCCGCTGAGGCGACGGCACGGCTTGAGGTGCTCTAG
- a CDS encoding GYD domain-containing protein, with protein sequence MAKFLLRSTYTIEGVKGLANDGGTKRAEVVRKSIEAAGGQMESMHFGFGDHDTFVLCDLPDNSAAAGLAIAIRAAGGVDTRITPVLTPKEVDEATQRKEEYQPPGR encoded by the coding sequence ATGGCGAAGTTCCTGTTGAGATCGACCTACACCATCGAAGGGGTCAAGGGGTTGGCCAACGACGGCGGCACGAAGCGCGCCGAGGTCGTCCGCAAGTCGATCGAGGCGGCCGGCGGGCAGATGGAGTCGATGCACTTCGGGTTCGGTGATCACGACACCTTCGTGTTGTGTGACCTCCCCGACAACAGCGCGGCGGCCGGGTTGGCCATCGCGATCCGAGCGGCGGGCGGCGTGGACACGAGGATCACGCCGGTGCTGACCCCGAAGGAGGTCGACGAGGCGACCCAGCGCAAGGAGGAGTACCAGCCCCCAGGGAGGTGA